The Calliopsis andreniformis isolate RMS-2024a chromosome 10, iyCalAndr_principal, whole genome shotgun sequence nucleotide sequence CTTTTCTCAGCAAAGTTTTTAACAAGAATACAGTCATTACCTTGGGAACTTGTGGTTGTAGGTATTTGCGAACCATGGGTACCAGAATTTATTGATTGCTCGACTGTAACATTTTCTACAGATTTACTTTTCGTGACTGGAAGTAATGACTGAACACTAGTGATTACTGTTGATTTGGTTTTACATAATGGTTGATGCTGAGATACATTGGAAGATAAAGTACTTGGTAAAAGAAGATTTGGACTTGATCCTCTTGCTTGGAGGTGTTTGTGTACATGTTCTACCAATTTTTCTGTAACTGACTTTTGCGGATGTGGGCCTCTTTCTGGATGACGAAACTTACATTTATTTCCGTAAGTACATTTCTATAAAATAAGATATCGACTTATTCTACaagtttgtattttaagaaaaaATGTATTAGCCTTCGAAAAGAATTTAGCATACTTTTGCATATGGACAAGGTGGAGCTGGATCAGATATTTTTGGAACGATCCTTAAAAAATTTTCTAATGTGGGCCCACTTCTACCCAATGGGTCATCTGGTGGCATAAAACGGTCATTTACAAAAGTGTACATTAAAATCCTCTCTTCTACGACCTTACGAAATTCTGGATTTTCCTGTGCTAAATCTCTATAATTGTCATTGCTGACTACAACACCGTCAATTTCCGCAGCTAATTTTAAAATGTAACGATCGTCATAACAAACCATTCTTTTACCACCAACCAGTCTAAAACAGAAAAATGAGAGCTACATAAcgcgacatcctgaattccgctCTTATGAGACTTGTGTCGATGCGCCCACCTGGATGGTGTGAAAACCAGCAAACGATCCTTTTCTAATTCTCCCAGAATTTCTTGGTCAGCAATTGGATTATCAATTTTGGACGCCTCTTTCCTCCATTTCGGTACAAATACTGTGATTTCCCTATGCCCCCTGGTCTTAAACCAATCTACACAAATTTTAATTCCCCTGCAAGAAAATATTTCATTGTTCCCATGACTCATCGCCACGTTGCTGCCATCAATGACAACAGGTCTGAGACCCGCGGAGCATCTACTGTTTTCATTCGACACTAAACCAGTGTCTAGAACATTGTCTGATTCTTCCGATGCTTCCACTGACTTCTGAGTACTCGCGCCGAGTTTTATTAACTCGGCCAGCAGCTCATTTTGTTCGGGATCTGGACCCAACTTCTGCAATGCTGTTTGAACtagacgttccgtgtaaccgagTTTGAGAGCAAATTCTACTCTGGCTGTGTAACCTGAGAGAAATAAAACGAGTAAACACTATTACTCGCCACAAACACAATCTTCTGACGATGAGCTTATACACGGAAAAAATGGCCATATAGATCTTGCAAAAGTCTCCTAAGTAGATTTAAGTAGAGTAGACTTTTGTAGGATCTGTTATAGACCTTTGTAAAATTGACAAAGGTGACTTGACTACAATAAGAACAGCTTTGTCATATCTATAAACTCGACTCTTACTGATTCTATTAAACTCAGACCTGTTAGagtacttttgtaaattctgaaagagacttcaataacttcagcttaacattttttcCGTGTAGGGAGGGGTGCGTTTTTGAGGTCAATTTCAGAGGTGATAGTTCGCTTCTGTTATCTTAAAGTCCATGGAAACAAAATTTATTTCCAAGTCATGGAAAATACGATAGCCGTAGCTTATAACAAGGGAATAATTTATGCTTCACCGGAACAGCAATTTTTATCTTCAACCCTTTGCTCTCTAAGTTTCCTGCGTGGCAGTCAGCCAGCAACACCTACatgtatattttcacttcataCCATGCAAGTTAAATACAGCACACAAGAGGAGTAATCGTATTGTTATTCTAAGAACAACCCTCGATGAGTCCTTTGAGTTTTTACAAAGTATAGGAAAActatagaaaaaaaaaagataacaTTGGTGGGAATATTGGCTTTATAGCAGTTCTGTGCTGATAGTTTTTACCTAATTGAATGTTTCGATCAGCAGTGTTCGCGTATTTTTATGTTACTAATTATGGTTGAGTGTATTTACAATTCACAGTCGTAAATTTGATAGGGTCATAAACGGTAACAGGGTTCCATTATTGGATTAAACAGCTGAAATTGGAAGTCTAGCAAAAAGTGACCGAAGTCAAATTAGTTTTTATTGCATGCTCTGTCTATAGGATAGTAGGGCTATAAACCTTTGCTGGGCTGATCCCTTGAGAAATACATAACTCTCTTTATCACCTCGGATAATTTACGACTCCGAATTTTTGTACACTAATGAATTAAGCGATTAATGTAGTAATCTATTTCACGCTTAAACGACTCCAATATTGTTTCAGTCATTTGCCCATGTGGAGATCAGGCTTTTTaagatatataaataaataaacttatGGCTGTAGGATACTAAAAGTATGGAAGAAAAATAGATAATATACACAGAGAATATCATTTCATTAAAGCACataaatatatgtattatgaaatatacattatgaTACTGTTCGAGGTAAATGAAGGAGTTAGGACGTGACttaattacaaaaaaaaattaacaaaacaAACAAATGAAAATGTAGTGTATCTTCATGCCTTCAACGAATTTGGTAAATGTTAGAACATAGTTGTGATTATTTTACTATAATACATAACACAGAACAGTTGATTAGCAAAATTAGCAACGACTGAACGATTAAGGAAATCTTACGTTTCAATGATTCGGGAAGATTATGCTGCTAGAAGGTTGTCATAAATAAAAAGACAGAAGCAGGTGAATGAGGATAACTCACCAAGGACAATTGTAAGGAACCCGACCAACTCGAATAGACTCAAATATCTACGACGCCCTGTCGCGTAAAGAACATTAGGATCTTCAGTTGAAACGCACGAAGTATCAATGCCAGGAGGGGAGAAATCCCTAAAATGTTAGAGAAATTTGTGACAGGCGTGCGCATGGTGTCATGGTCAAAATTTCAACAAGTGATTCTGAAGTGCATGGGCTCTAAATTATCGTATAACGAAGGGTACGCCAGgaaatgttttaatttaaaggTTTTAGTGGATTATATTACACATAATATAAAGGTTTACTGATCTCCATATGGGTCGATATAGAACGTATCGAATTAAATTTAGTTTCAAAAGAAGGACAGAAACTAATTTTGCAATCGATGTTAAACTTACTGAAATCTTTATCACTATTGTAGTAGTAATCGGAAGAGAACTTATAGATTATGGAAATAATGTTAAATCCACATTCATTCggtgtaaataaataattgaactTCATAGTTTTGAAAAATGTACCTGGACTTTGCGTAGGCGGACTCCCTTCGATTGTAACATATTCTGCAAATTCGGCAGCCAAGGTATCAGAAGTGGTTCTCGATACACCTGAATGACTTGAAGAAGACACCTGTAATTTCAAGGCGGGAGACTCTTTAAAATTAACACGCTAATAAATAAAGCCTTTTATCAGAACGAATGAGCTCGAACGCAGGATCTGAAGTCTTTCACAAGGGACTAATTGATGTCTCACGACTATCCTTTTTTATGCAACTTTTTTGTAAGATGAATACACAGctcaaaaataattgaaaaagtcGTCGTGACAGAAAGTTTATGTCTCCATCACAAAATGATGATTTAATGCTCCGTGCTTAATGAAAGTCGTTACCTGCAATTCTACTTGCGAATgcacgtttgtggatggaattAAATCCTCAACTTCGTAATCACTATCGTAAGAAGAATCCTCCGCGTCAGCAGAACTGCCAGTTTCCAAAACAGTAATTTCTACGTGTCTCTGAAAATAAATGCAAGAAATTAATGTGAGTTCAGAAGACTTCCACGCGTTCCCCTTAACTAGTGTCAAGTTTTACATTCAATTGCAATATTTGTCACTTAATTCAACGATCGACAATAACACCATTACCTATGGTTTTAATTACTTGGATTTCTCTGTTTAATGTAAAAATCTTTCGATAAGATGCGAAGTTATCGTAAATAGGGCATAGTTCTTTCAGGTTGCCGGATATGACTGTTAGCAGAGATCCAGGTGAAAGTAAAGAGACGTGACAAGTACTGTTCTCTAATATCGAACTCTCCTGTTTTACAGACAGAAAATTACTAATTCAAAAACAACTGCATTAGACgcagttttgaaataattttcaGAACATAGTAATATACACATTTTCAATTGGTGTCATACGTATACAAATTGTCATATCGTTATTTAGTAATTTCTTTGTATAACCTCTTCACAATGGTGTTTTGTAAAAGAAACAGTAACAATTTGATTAATTCTGTGTTTTACTTGttatcccagatagcacacggcgtcttcaagacgtctattttatgtccattttatgcctgaacgtctcatGACATAATTTgaatgtcttaaaaacatccgacAGCGTACGTTTTAAAGACTTATGAAATATACGTCCATAAGACATTTTAAAGGacgttttaaaaattcataccCTTTTGGAcgtctattttttgtctgacgtcttatagacgtaatttggacgtccttaagACG carries:
- the Regnase-1 gene encoding zinc finger CCCH-type containing protein regnase 1 isoform X1, producing MTVAGKRHVEITVLETGSSADAEDSSYDSDYEVEDLIPSTNVHSQVELQVSSSSHSGVSRTTSDTLAAEFAEYVTIEGSPPTQSPGYTARVEFALKLGYTERLVQTALQKLGPDPEQNELLAELIKLGASTQKSVEASEESDNVLDTGLVSNENSRCSAGLRPVVIDGSNVAMSHGNNEIFSCRGIKICVDWFKTRGHREITVFVPKWRKEASKIDNPIADQEILGELEKDRLLVFTPSRLVGGKRMVCYDDRYILKLAAEIDGVVVSNDNYRDLAQENPEFRKVVEERILMYTFVNDRFMPPDDPLGRSGPTLENFLRIVPKISDPAPPCPYAKKCTYGNKCKFRHPERGPHPQKSVTEKLVEHVHKHLQARGSSPNLLLPSTLSSNVSQHQPLCKTKSTVITSVQSLLPVTKSKSVENVTVEQSINSGTHGSQIPTTTSSQGYRSSMWTTGRLNKPEVEPPNMHRKLQRQLTLNPVCDPRLCRLRECQQTSQTSSVSQQPVIASPGVQHRPLSRHSSNDSPYRARIKWDHSDGQQCHQHLTRIASAPESYQAWPLNNSNVASSSGTIQRLGTSDPQLNVIPSPLYSNMPSDVLREFLDTRTKIHYHLANIFPEEHVRAAMLLHPFETDPIEICVAVLKMYPS
- the Regnase-1 gene encoding zinc finger CCCH-type containing protein regnase 1 isoform X2, which translates into the protein MTVAGKRHVEITVLETGSSADAEDSSYDSDYEVEDLIPSTNVHSQVELQVSSSSHSGVSRTTSDTLAAEFAEYVTIEGSPPTQSPGYTARVEFALKLGYTERLVQTALQKLGPDPEQNELLAELIKLGASTQKSVEASEESDNVLDTGLVSNENSRCSAGLRPVVIDGSNVAMSHGNNEIFSCRGIKICVDWFKTRGHREITVFVPKWRKEASKIDNPIADQEILGELEKDRLLVFTPSRLVGGKRMVCYDDRYILKLAAEIDGVVVSNDNYRDLAQENPEFRKVVEERILMYTFVNDRFMPPDDPLGRSGPTLENFLRIVPKISDPAPPCPYAKKCTYGNKCKFRHPERGPHPQKSVTEKLVEHVHKHLQARGSSPNLLLPITKSKSVENVTVEQSINSGTHGSQIPTTTSSQGYRSSMWTTGRLNKPEVEPPNMHRKLQRQLTLNPVCDPRLCRLRECQQTSQTSSVSQQPVIASPGVQHRPLSRHSSNDSPYRARIKWDHSDGQQCHQHLTRIASAPESYQAWPLNNSNVASSSGTIQRLGTSDPQLNVIPSPLYSNMPSDVLREFLDTRTKIHYHLANIFPEEHVRAAMLLHPFETDPIEICVAVLKMYPS